A single region of the Echinimonas agarilytica genome encodes:
- the serC gene encoding 3-phosphoserine/phosphohydroxythreonine transaminase: MSEVYNFCAGPAMLPAPVLEKAQKEMLDWQGLGTSVMEVSHRGKEFIALADKAERDLRSLLNISDSYKVLFMHGGGRGQFAAVPQNLTTQGDRAAFVDTGVWSKKAVEEANRFIGADVVASSYQDQSGLWHVPQDKVVEVASSARYLHYCPNETIEGLEFNFVPKASNNAPVIADMSSTILSRPIQVDDFGIIYAGAQKNIGPSGLAVAIVREDLLGQARKDTPAILNYSLTDEFDSMYNTPPTYSWYLAGLVFEWLLEQGGLSAVEKINQHKAECLYQCIDNSDFFNSQVAQDSRSWMNVPFQLGDSSLDALFLSEAEKQGLRALKGHRIVGGMRASIYNAMPLSGVKTLIEFMNEFERTRG, from the coding sequence GTGTCTGAGGTTTATAACTTTTGTGCAGGGCCGGCCATGTTGCCGGCCCCTGTTTTAGAAAAAGCCCAAAAAGAAATGCTAGATTGGCAGGGCTTAGGCACTTCCGTTATGGAAGTTTCGCACCGCGGAAAAGAATTTATTGCATTGGCTGACAAAGCTGAACGCGATCTCCGCTCTCTCCTAAATATTTCAGACTCATATAAAGTTCTATTCATGCATGGCGGTGGCCGAGGTCAATTTGCGGCAGTTCCGCAAAATTTGACGACTCAAGGCGACCGAGCCGCATTCGTAGATACAGGTGTGTGGTCTAAAAAAGCAGTTGAAGAAGCCAATCGTTTTATTGGTGCAGATGTAGTTGCGTCAAGCTATCAAGACCAATCAGGACTTTGGCATGTGCCTCAGGACAAGGTTGTTGAAGTGGCCAGCTCTGCGCGTTATTTGCATTACTGCCCGAACGAAACCATCGAAGGGCTCGAGTTTAACTTTGTTCCGAAGGCGAGCAACAATGCGCCAGTCATTGCGGATATGTCATCGACTATTTTATCGCGTCCCATTCAAGTTGATGATTTCGGCATTATTTACGCCGGAGCGCAAAAGAACATTGGCCCATCAGGGTTAGCTGTTGCCATTGTTCGTGAAGATTTGCTGGGACAAGCGCGCAAAGATACGCCTGCAATTTTGAATTACAGTCTGACCGATGAGTTCGACTCCATGTACAACACGCCGCCTACCTATTCATGGTATTTAGCTGGATTAGTGTTTGAATGGTTACTCGAACAGGGTGGTTTATCGGCCGTTGAAAAAATCAATCAACATAAAGCAGAATGTTTGTATCAGTGTATTGATAATAGTGATTTTTTTAATAGCCAAGTGGCTCAAGACAGCAGAAGTTGGATGAATGTGCCGTTTCAGCTGGGCGATTCAAGCCTTGACGCATTGTTTTTAAGTGAAGCCGAAAAACAGGGGTTACGTGCGTTAAAAGGCCACCGTATCGTCGGTGGAATGCGCGCAAGCATTTACAATGCAATGCCACTTTCTGGTGTGAAAACACTGATTGAATTTATGAATGAATTTGAACGTACACGCGGTTAA
- the aroA gene encoding 3-phosphoshikimate 1-carboxyvinyltransferase produces MDSLTLDPISSIHGTVNLPGSKSVSNRALLLAALAKGQTRLTNLLDSDDIRHMLNALTQLGVQFELSSCKTKCVVQGNGGAFAPTEALDLFLGNAGTAMRPLCAALTLGSGEILLGGEPRMEERPILHLVDALKALGADVTYLKNEGFPPVKIIGTGLNGGHVKIDGSISSQFLTALLMAAPLAKADLDIEIIGELVSKPYIDITLHLMAQFGIEVSHDDYQVFHVKGGQSYEGAGDLLVEGDASSASYFLAAAAIKGGEIKVTGIGRKSIQGDIQFADAIEKMGAEIEWGDDYIISRRGDLKAVDMDFNHIPDAAMTIATAALFAQGTTVIRNVYNWRVKETDRLSAMATELRKVGAEVIEGEDYIQITPPQTLKHAAIDTYDDHRMAMCFSLVALSDTPVTINDPGCTSKTFPDYFDRFKGLSS; encoded by the coding sequence ATGGACTCTCTTACCTTAGATCCTATTTCTTCGATTCATGGCACGGTCAATCTACCGGGCTCTAAAAGTGTATCTAACCGAGCGTTACTATTGGCAGCTTTAGCTAAAGGCCAAACGCGTCTGACCAACCTGCTTGATAGTGATGACATTCGTCATATGCTCAACGCATTGACTCAACTTGGCGTTCAGTTCGAGTTGTCGAGCTGTAAAACTAAATGTGTCGTGCAAGGAAATGGTGGTGCATTCGCACCGACTGAAGCATTGGATTTATTTTTAGGCAATGCCGGTACGGCGATGCGCCCTTTGTGCGCTGCTTTAACTTTAGGTTCAGGCGAGATTCTTCTCGGTGGCGAACCACGTATGGAGGAACGCCCAATTTTACATTTGGTAGATGCACTCAAGGCTCTGGGGGCCGATGTGACGTATCTTAAAAATGAAGGATTTCCACCCGTTAAAATTATCGGAACAGGCTTAAATGGCGGCCATGTAAAAATTGACGGCTCTATCTCAAGTCAGTTCTTAACAGCATTGCTGATGGCAGCTCCGTTGGCCAAAGCCGATCTTGATATTGAGATCATTGGTGAACTCGTCTCCAAGCCATACATCGACATTACACTACATCTGATGGCGCAATTTGGGATTGAAGTCAGCCATGACGATTATCAGGTGTTTCATGTCAAAGGCGGCCAGTCTTATGAGGGGGCAGGGGATTTGTTAGTTGAAGGCGACGCGTCATCCGCTTCTTATTTTCTCGCTGCTGCAGCCATTAAAGGTGGTGAAATCAAAGTGACGGGTATTGGTCGCAAGTCGATTCAAGGCGATATTCAATTTGCCGATGCCATTGAGAAAATGGGGGCTGAAATTGAGTGGGGTGATGATTACATTATCTCCCGTCGTGGCGACCTTAAAGCCGTTGATATGGACTTCAATCATATTCCAGATGCGGCCATGACCATTGCTACTGCGGCTTTATTCGCGCAAGGCACGACTGTCATTCGCAACGTGTACAATTGGCGTGTAAAAGAAACCGATCGTCTATCAGCCATGGCGACCGAGTTACGCAAAGTAGGAGCAGAGGTGATCGAAGGTGAAGACTATATTCAGATCACTCCGCCACAAACACTTAAGCATGCGGCCATCGATACCTATGATGACCACCGCATGGCCATGTGCTTTTCACTGGTGGCATTGTCAGATACACCGGTCACCATTAACGATCCGGGCTGTACCTCTAAAACATTTCCAGATTATTTTGACCGATTCAAAGGTTTATCCAGTTAA
- the rpsA gene encoding 30S ribosomal protein S1, with amino-acid sequence MTESFADLFEQSLQEIETRPGSIVKGEIVAIENGVVLVDAGLKSESAIPVEQFKNAEGEIEVSLGDVVDVALDAIEDGFGETQLSREKAKRHEAWIVLEKAYEGAETVIGVINGKVKGGFTVDVGTIRAFLPGSLVDVRPVRDTTHLEGKELEFKVIKLDKRRNNVVVSRRSVIESETSQERESLLENLQEGQEVKGIVKNLTEYGAFVDLGGVDGLLHITDMAWKRVKHPSEIVNVGDEINVKVLKFDRERTRVSLGLKQLGEDPWVAIAARYPESTRLTGRVTNLTDYGCFVEIEEGVEGLVHVSEMDWTNKNIHPAKVVQLGDSVEVMVLEIDEERRRISLGLKQCKANPWDEFAVNCNKGDQVSGKIKSITDFGIFIGLEGGIDGLVHLSDISWNATGEEAVREYKKGDEVTAIVLQVDPERERISLGVKQLAEDPFNKYLNDNKKGAIVNGTVAAVDAKGATIELADSVEGYVRVADISRDRIEDASLVLNEGDAVEARLMGVDRKNRQINLSIRAKDEAEEKAAMDKVNSDSSSSDAGFSNAMAEAFKNAKG; translated from the coding sequence ATGACTGAATCATTTGCTGATCTCTTTGAACAAAGCTTACAAGAAATTGAAACTCGTCCTGGTTCTATCGTAAAAGGCGAAATCGTTGCTATTGAAAACGGTGTCGTACTTGTCGATGCAGGTCTTAAATCTGAAAGCGCAATCCCAGTAGAGCAATTCAAAAACGCTGAAGGCGAAATTGAAGTTAGCTTGGGCGACGTTGTTGACGTTGCACTTGACGCGATTGAAGATGGTTTCGGTGAAACTCAGCTTTCTCGTGAGAAAGCTAAACGTCACGAAGCTTGGATCGTTCTCGAAAAAGCTTACGAAGGCGCAGAAACTGTTATCGGTGTTATCAACGGTAAAGTTAAAGGCGGTTTCACTGTTGATGTAGGTACTATCCGTGCATTCTTGCCTGGTTCATTGGTTGACGTTCGCCCAGTTCGCGATACAACTCACCTTGAAGGCAAAGAGCTAGAGTTCAAAGTTATCAAGCTAGACAAGCGCCGTAACAACGTTGTTGTTTCACGTCGTTCTGTTATTGAATCTGAGACAAGCCAAGAGCGCGAAAGCCTCCTTGAAAATCTTCAAGAAGGTCAAGAAGTTAAAGGTATCGTCAAGAACCTTACTGAATACGGCGCATTCGTTGACTTGGGTGGCGTTGATGGCCTCCTTCATATCACTGACATGGCTTGGAAACGCGTTAAGCACCCAAGCGAAATCGTCAACGTTGGTGATGAAATCAATGTTAAAGTCCTCAAGTTTGACCGTGAGCGCACACGCGTATCATTAGGTCTTAAGCAATTGGGCGAAGATCCATGGGTCGCAATCGCAGCTCGTTACCCAGAGAGCACTCGTTTGACGGGTCGTGTAACAAACTTAACTGATTACGGTTGCTTCGTAGAAATCGAAGAAGGCGTTGAAGGTTTGGTTCACGTTTCTGAAATGGATTGGACTAACAAAAACATCCACCCTGCGAAAGTTGTTCAGTTGGGTGATAGTGTTGAAGTTATGGTTCTTGAAATTGACGAAGAGCGTCGTCGTATTTCATTGGGTCTTAAGCAATGTAAAGCTAACCCATGGGATGAGTTCGCTGTTAACTGTAATAAAGGCGACCAAGTATCTGGTAAGATCAAGTCTATCACTGACTTCGGTATCTTTATCGGCTTGGAAGGCGGCATTGACGGTTTGGTTCACTTGTCTGACATTTCTTGGAACGCAACGGGTGAAGAAGCCGTTCGTGAATACAAGAAAGGCGACGAAGTTACTGCAATCGTTCTTCAAGTTGACCCAGAGCGCGAGCGCATCAGCTTGGGCGTGAAGCAACTTGCTGAAGATCCTTTCAACAAATACCTGAACGATAACAAGAAAGGTGCTATTGTTAATGGTACTGTTGCTGCAGTAGACGCGAAAGGCGCGACTATTGAATTGGCTGACAGCGTTGAAGGTTATGTTCGCGTAGCTGATATCTCTCGTGACCGTATCGAAGATGCTTCTTTGGTATTGAACGAAGGTGATGCAGTTGAAGCTCGCTTAATGGGTGTTGACCGTAAAAACCGCCAAAT
- the hisC gene encoding histidinol-phosphate transaminase — MSCDYKALANKGVQGLHPYQAGKPTSELERELGITNIVKLASNENPLGVSTKVKKVLAGELDELSRYPDSNGYYLKSALAEQMMVKPEQVTLGNGSNDILELLARTFVNDSHEVIFSQHAFVVYPIVTQAIGATPVAVSAKNWGHDLDAMADAITERTKLIFIANPNNPTGTFLTSKALRHFLEQVPEHVIVVLDEAYYEYVAKDERAPSVQWLSHFPNLVVSRTFSKAYGLAGLRIGYAVTSEEIAGLINRVRQPFNCNSLSLAAAEAVLDDTDYLTASIEINRVGMKQLTEAFNAMGLEYIPSHGNFVTVDVQTNGAEVYDALLQEGVIVRPIGGYGLPNHLRVSIGLESENQRFIDALKKVLQLP; from the coding sequence ATGAGTTGTGATTATAAAGCGCTAGCCAACAAAGGCGTTCAAGGTTTACACCCTTATCAAGCAGGTAAACCCACTTCTGAATTAGAACGCGAGTTAGGTATCACTAATATTGTAAAGCTGGCGAGTAATGAAAACCCGTTAGGCGTTAGCACTAAGGTTAAAAAGGTGCTGGCCGGCGAGTTAGACGAATTGTCTCGCTACCCTGATTCCAATGGATACTACCTGAAGTCTGCGTTGGCCGAGCAAATGATGGTGAAACCGGAGCAAGTGACGCTTGGTAATGGGTCGAACGATATTTTGGAATTGCTGGCCCGAACGTTTGTGAATGACTCTCACGAAGTGATTTTTTCACAGCACGCATTTGTGGTGTATCCCATTGTTACTCAAGCCATTGGCGCAACCCCAGTAGCGGTTTCCGCTAAAAATTGGGGGCACGATTTGGATGCAATGGCTGATGCTATTACCGAGCGTACAAAACTCATATTTATCGCCAACCCGAATAACCCGACGGGTACGTTTTTAACCAGCAAAGCGTTGAGACATTTTTTAGAGCAGGTTCCTGAGCATGTCATCGTTGTGTTGGATGAAGCCTACTATGAATATGTTGCAAAAGACGAGCGAGCACCATCTGTTCAATGGTTGAGTCACTTCCCTAATTTGGTGGTATCTCGGACTTTTTCTAAAGCGTATGGTTTAGCCGGGTTACGCATAGGGTATGCGGTGACCAGTGAAGAAATTGCTGGCTTAATCAATCGTGTGCGCCAACCATTTAACTGCAATAGCTTGTCGTTGGCGGCAGCTGAAGCGGTATTGGACGACACAGATTATTTAACTGCATCCATTGAGATTAATCGCGTTGGAATGAAACAGCTAACAGAAGCATTTAATGCCATGGGGCTTGAATATATCCCATCTCACGGAAATTTTGTGACGGTTGATGTGCAAACAAACGGTGCCGAGGTATACGATGCACTCCTTCAAGAAGGTGTGATTGTGCGTCCGATTGGTGGGTATGGCTTGCCAAACCACTTACGGGTGAGCATTGGACTTGAAAGTGAAAACCAGCGATTTATCGATGCGTTAAAGAAAGTGCTGCAACTGCCTTAA
- the cmk gene encoding (d)CMP kinase, which yields MIAVDGPSGSGKGTLSKRLAKRFGWQLLDSGAIYRVLALAAIHHEIALDDEEALAALAAHLDVAFEAREDSEVVSVMLEGEDVSSSIRTEECGAAASKVAPFPAVREALLRRQRGFRTSPGLVADGRDMGTVVFPDAPVKVFLTASAEERAQRRVSQLQNHGQSVNIAQILADIKARDDRDMNRSVAPLRPAEDALVLDSTELSLDEVEAKVVEYAQSRLSNIV from the coding sequence ATGATTGCGGTCGATGGACCGAGTGGCTCTGGTAAAGGAACGTTATCTAAAAGATTGGCGAAACGTTTTGGTTGGCAATTGCTCGATAGCGGTGCCATCTATCGCGTATTAGCATTAGCAGCGATTCATCACGAAATTGCATTGGACGATGAAGAGGCATTGGCCGCACTGGCTGCGCATCTTGATGTGGCATTTGAAGCCCGTGAAGACAGTGAAGTTGTGAGCGTAATGCTCGAAGGCGAAGATGTTAGCTCTAGCATTCGCACCGAAGAGTGTGGTGCTGCAGCGTCAAAAGTTGCGCCATTTCCAGCGGTCAGAGAAGCATTGCTTCGACGCCAGCGTGGTTTTAGAACATCTCCAGGGCTGGTTGCCGACGGCCGAGACATGGGAACCGTGGTTTTCCCTGACGCCCCTGTTAAAGTGTTCTTGACAGCAAGTGCTGAGGAACGGGCCCAACGCAGGGTTTCTCAGTTGCAAAATCACGGTCAGAGTGTTAATATCGCGCAAATTTTAGCCGACATCAAAGCTCGTGATGATCGGGATATGAACCGAAGTGTAGCGCCATTGCGGCCTGCAGAAGACGCTTTAGTTCTTGATTCCACTGAGTTGAGCTTGGATGAGGTTGAAGCGAAGGTTGTCGAATACGCACAATCTCGCTTATCGAACATTGTGTAG